The following proteins are encoded in a genomic region of Primulina huaijiensis isolate GDHJ02 chromosome 3, ASM1229523v2, whole genome shotgun sequence:
- the LOC140972725 gene encoding RING-H2 finger protein ATL67-like, with protein MSYHTSSPPPPLTILPSPSTAGQSTFAQNIGSIGLGYAIAIALCFLVLFSTVLLASYICYRMATSRRRHLEHRSQNSTNENSIYLPRIIFVAEDGESDSQNVVVGLEQAVINSYPKFVFSRRNGNGGNDTVCSICLCDYREAETLRMLPDCKHSFHVTCVDAWLKLNASCPVCRNSPLPTPLSTPLQELVPLSQYSDGRRRQ; from the coding sequence ATGTCCTACCACACATCATCTCCGCCTCCACCCTTAACCATCCTCCCCAGCCCCTCCACCGCCGGACAATCAACGTTTGCACAGAACATCGGTTCCATAGGTCTCGGCTACGCTATCGCGATTGCCCTCTGCTTCCTCGTCCTCTTCTCCACCGTCCTCCTCGCCTCCTACATCTGCTACCGCATGGCCACCTCCCGCCGACGCCACCTGGAGCACCGCTCCCAGAATTCCACAAACGAAAACAGCATCTACCTCCCACGGATCATCTTCGTCGCCGAGGATGGCGAAAGCGACTCGCAGAACGTCGTCGTGGGGCTCGAGCAGGCGGTTATCAACTCGTACCCGAAGTTTGTGTTCTCGAGGAGGAACGGAAACGGGGGAAACGACACCGTTTGCTCGATTTGCTTGTGCGATTACAGAGAGGCGGAGACGCTGAGGATGTTGCCGGATTGTAAGCACAGCTTTCACGTCACGTGCGTGGATGCCTGGCTAAAGCTTAACGCTTCGTGTCCCGTATGCCGGAATTCTCCGTTACCGACACCGCTATCCACGCCGTTGCAGGAGTTGGTGCCACTGTCTCAGTACTCCGATGGGCGAAGGAGACAATGA